A region from the Sphingomonas sp. S2-65 genome encodes:
- a CDS encoding sugar transferase — protein MMLQGTIAPHLPATSDAPAFAPRLSRLTRTIDIGGAAFALAFFAPILILIVLAMLVGDRGPILFRHERVGHIGKKFYCLKFRTMVTDADVRLKELLATSPEARAEWLRDHKLKKDPRITLVGRFLRVSSLDELPQFWNVLTGEMSLVGPRPITNSEMRRYGRYVTDYLSVRPGITGLWQISGRNNVSYRRRVAMDVTFARSQSLSLYVRILVFTIPAVLTARGSG, from the coding sequence ATGATGCTGCAAGGAACGATAGCGCCGCATCTACCGGCTACTTCCGACGCGCCCGCATTCGCTCCGAGGCTGTCGCGGCTGACGCGCACGATCGACATCGGAGGCGCCGCCTTCGCGCTCGCCTTCTTCGCCCCAATCCTGATCCTGATCGTGCTTGCGATGCTGGTCGGCGATCGCGGGCCTATTCTGTTCCGTCACGAACGGGTCGGACACATTGGCAAGAAATTCTATTGCCTCAAATTCAGGACAATGGTGACCGATGCAGACGTGCGGCTGAAGGAGCTGCTTGCGACCTCGCCGGAGGCCCGCGCGGAATGGCTACGGGACCACAAGCTGAAGAAGGATCCAAGGATCACGCTGGTTGGACGCTTTTTGCGGGTGAGCAGCCTCGATGAGCTTCCGCAGTTTTGGAACGTGCTGACCGGCGAGATGAGCCTTGTAGGGCCTCGCCCGATCACCAATTCAGAGATGCGGCGTTACGGCCGGTATGTAACCGATTACCTAAGCGTGCGCCCGGGAATCACGGGTCTTTGGCAGATCAGTGGGCGCAACAATGTCTCTTATCGTCGCCGCGTCGCAATGGACGTGACCTTCGCGCGCTCACAGTCGCTGTCACTGTATGTCCGGATTTTGGTGTTCACGATACCTGCCGTCTTGACGGCGCGCGGTTCGGGCTGA
- a CDS encoding polysaccharide biosynthesis/export family protein: MYTLDSGDKIRVVVYGEQSLNGEYAVGPAGDVAFPLIGNIIAKGLNVAQLQKAIADKLASGYILDPRVSIEVLSYRPYYILGEVSRPGQYPYSTDLTVEQAVATAGGYTYRASKSKVFVRHLGGPEVEYRLGKGKPVWLRPGDTVRIGERYF; this comes from the coding sequence GTGTACACGCTTGATTCCGGCGACAAGATCCGTGTCGTGGTCTATGGCGAGCAATCGCTGAACGGCGAATATGCCGTCGGCCCTGCGGGCGACGTCGCCTTTCCGCTGATCGGCAACATCATCGCCAAGGGCCTGAACGTCGCCCAGCTGCAAAAAGCAATCGCCGACAAGCTGGCTTCGGGCTACATCCTCGATCCGCGAGTGAGCATCGAGGTGCTGAGCTACCGCCCCTATTACATCCTCGGGGAGGTCAGCCGTCCGGGCCAATATCCCTACTCCACGGACCTGACGGTCGAGCAGGCCGTCGCCACAGCGGGCGGCTACACCTATCGCGCGAGCAAATCGAAGGTGTTCGTGCGCCACCTGGGTGGTCCGGAAGTGGAGTATCGGCTCGGCAAGGGCAAGCCCGTGTGGCTGCGCCCCGGTGACACAGTTCGGATCGGCGAGCGCTACTTCTGA
- a CDS encoding metallophosphoesterase family protein: MAIEIHSRAFEAPMIRGWRSRRARTAGQRLIAIGDVHGRWDLLDALLKAIEQHIATTPEVPSRLIILGDFIDRGPDSARVLRFLRSVTRQSERATVLLGNHEQALLHTIEGDTAAQRLWLAHGAAATLASFDTPPPQQHEFGPAFAVRAAQAIGPETIDWLRDLPLSLRIGDYFFCHAGVRPGRKLDRQSGEDLLWIREAFLADQRSYGAIVVHGHSIVGEAEIRHNRIAVDTGAYRTGLLSAVILDEPRNWVVSVRQTGNPGQSSGVNTNALATATQSWLSDT, translated from the coding sequence ATGGCGATCGAAATCCACAGTCGGGCATTCGAGGCGCCCATGATCCGCGGCTGGCGCAGCCGCCGCGCGCGAACTGCAGGCCAGCGCCTCATTGCGATCGGTGATGTTCATGGGCGCTGGGACCTGCTCGACGCGTTGCTCAAGGCAATCGAGCAGCACATCGCGACGACACCAGAGGTTCCTAGCCGCCTCATCATCTTGGGGGACTTCATCGACCGTGGCCCGGACAGCGCGAGGGTGCTGCGGTTCCTGCGTTCTGTCACCCGGCAATCCGAACGCGCGACCGTGCTTCTGGGGAATCACGAGCAGGCGCTGCTGCATACCATCGAAGGAGACACGGCCGCGCAGCGCCTGTGGCTCGCGCACGGCGCCGCGGCGACGCTCGCCAGCTTTGACACCCCGCCTCCGCAACAGCACGAATTTGGCCCCGCATTCGCGGTACGCGCCGCACAGGCGATCGGTCCCGAGACAATCGATTGGCTTCGCGATCTGCCGCTATCGTTGCGGATAGGAGACTATTTCTTCTGCCATGCAGGGGTGCGACCTGGGCGCAAGCTGGATCGGCAATCCGGTGAGGATCTGCTGTGGATTCGCGAGGCGTTCCTCGCCGATCAGCGCTCTTATGGCGCGATCGTGGTCCATGGGCATTCCATCGTCGGTGAAGCCGAAATCCGACACAATCGGATCGCGGTCGACACTGGGGCATACCGGACCGGGCTGCTCTCCGCCGTCATCCTCGACGAACCGCGGAACTGGGTCGTGTCAGTCAGGCAGACCGGCAATCCTGGTCAAAGTTCCGGCGTCAATACCAACGCGCTCGCGACCGCCACGCAGTCATGGCTCTCCGACACCTGA
- a CDS encoding O-antigen ligase family protein, translating into MVLATTGIARPPHRPGAGDPLRWFDGVWTAVALGAILFSYSFGAKGVLLILLLMPTYIAVRWRSFPGLLLTIAPILLLPAFAVLSALWSLKPESTFYYGVQYFLTVMIGATIGAGTDRRQALAGIFTAFAILAVSNLLFGRDVGWGGGGASRVTTAFAGLFGSKNTAADTAAVGVLVGVAMLISSLRDRRLIVALLALLVLSTDLWILRRAESTGALVACLLGMVAMVGWNISRLLSSQTRTASFLALGGLAAIAAALQSFWREPLTATLLEATGKDPTLTGRTYIWERAFALIETRPALGLGYNAFWYHGNIEAEGLWLFAGIGERTGFNFHNTFIEILVHLGIVGLMLYATVVLSHFFLLIVRTARAPTDLGILFTAYLSYVAVRLTIETQAFGPFSFSTTMVMAGLACAARKVPREPKALARHTRLSVKGTWRSSALAI; encoded by the coding sequence ATGGTGTTAGCAACTACGGGTATCGCGCGTCCCCCGCATCGTCCTGGCGCCGGCGACCCGCTGCGATGGTTCGACGGGGTGTGGACGGCCGTCGCGCTTGGTGCGATCCTGTTCTCCTACAGCTTCGGCGCCAAAGGCGTTCTCCTAATCCTCCTGCTGATGCCAACGTACATTGCTGTTCGCTGGCGCAGCTTTCCAGGGCTTCTCCTCACCATTGCCCCGATCCTGCTGCTGCCAGCCTTTGCCGTGCTCTCAGCGCTGTGGTCGCTCAAACCCGAGAGCACGTTCTACTACGGGGTCCAGTATTTCCTGACCGTGATGATCGGGGCGACGATCGGCGCAGGCACGGATCGTAGGCAGGCGCTCGCCGGCATCTTCACGGCCTTTGCAATTCTCGCGGTATCGAACCTTCTTTTCGGACGCGACGTAGGATGGGGAGGCGGTGGTGCGTCGCGGGTGACGACGGCCTTTGCGGGGCTGTTCGGGAGCAAGAACACGGCGGCCGACACGGCGGCCGTTGGCGTTCTCGTGGGTGTCGCCATGCTCATATCGTCGCTGCGCGACCGGCGCCTCATCGTCGCGCTGCTCGCCCTGCTGGTTCTCTCGACAGACCTGTGGATATTGCGTCGGGCAGAATCGACCGGTGCGCTAGTCGCGTGTCTCCTCGGGATGGTCGCGATGGTCGGATGGAACATATCGCGTCTCCTGTCTTCTCAGACGCGTACAGCAAGCTTTCTGGCGCTCGGTGGATTGGCGGCGATCGCCGCTGCGCTGCAGAGCTTCTGGCGGGAACCCTTGACGGCAACGCTGCTCGAAGCAACGGGCAAGGATCCCACATTGACTGGCCGCACCTATATCTGGGAGCGCGCGTTTGCACTTATCGAAACCCGGCCTGCGCTTGGTCTGGGCTACAATGCGTTCTGGTATCATGGGAACATCGAGGCCGAAGGACTGTGGCTCTTCGCCGGTATCGGCGAGCGCACTGGTTTTAATTTCCACAACACGTTCATCGAAATCCTCGTACATCTCGGGATCGTCGGGCTCATGCTGTACGCAACGGTAGTGCTCAGCCATTTCTTCCTTCTGATCGTCCGAACGGCGCGTGCTCCAACAGATCTCGGCATACTTTTCACGGCCTATCTGAGCTACGTCGCAGTGCGCCTCACGATCGAGACTCAGGCATTCGGCCCGTTCAGCTTCTCGACTACGATGGTGATGGCCGGCCTCGCGTGCGCGGCCCGGAAAGTGCCCCGGGAGCCGAAAGCGCTGGCGCGGCATACGCGGCTATCGGTGAAAGGGACGTGGCGGTCGAGCGCACTGGCCATCTAG
- a CDS encoding PilZ domain-containing protein, producing MMGLFKSTPGAASQTGERRVGGRRMLEEASTLRGPDRQPVDVTVSDLSQSGFNVRSDRELPLGAVVHLGLPGRGSLAARVVRRAGDHYGCEFLQYLADEQVAAAFEQSNVTTLFLGSSEWETAEPVLRRWPRPVRAAVALVGALLAWGAILWLIQG from the coding sequence ATGATGGGCCTTTTCAAATCTACCCCCGGGGCGGCTTCGCAAACCGGGGAGCGTCGGGTCGGCGGGCGGCGGATGCTTGAGGAGGCCAGCACTTTGCGCGGCCCGGATCGGCAACCGGTCGATGTGACCGTCAGCGATCTCTCGCAAAGTGGCTTCAATGTTCGGAGCGATCGAGAACTTCCTCTCGGAGCCGTCGTCCATCTCGGCTTGCCGGGACGCGGCAGCCTCGCGGCACGGGTAGTGCGCCGAGCCGGGGATCATTATGGATGCGAGTTCCTCCAATATCTAGCCGACGAACAGGTCGCTGCTGCGTTCGAGCAATCCAATGTCACGACGCTTTTCCTAGGGTCATCGGAATGGGAGACCGCCGAACCTGTGCTTCGGCGCTGGCCTCGGCCCGTTCGCGCGGCCGTCGCGCTCGTCGGGGCGCTGCTTGCCTGGGGCGCTATTCTTTGGCTGATCCAAGGCTGA
- a CDS encoding family 16 glycosylhydrolase, with translation MKRRTSWIAGACAIAGAALAGLSAQDHAARSPRAGPPAALGLVPSFREEFDSAALDEHRWIFAYYDPTRDQPGIAKRTLWGNRELQVYADRSFLSLGIDPFTMRNGVLTITANPLSPAQLATVQEAIGREPPKIRDSAIRNVRYSSGMISTRGRFAQTYGYFEIRTRWSSGKGVWPAFWLLPSNGKWPPEIDVLEAHGDKPATTFHSVHSTVAASVTKKGARANDTGFHVYGALWTPATIDYFVDGAKVATIPTPADMNQPMHLIANLAIGGRWPGNPDASTRFPASIEIDYIRVWRFATPP, from the coding sequence ATGAAACGACGCACCTCGTGGATCGCGGGAGCCTGCGCGATCGCCGGCGCCGCACTGGCGGGCCTTTCGGCCCAGGATCATGCCGCTCGGTCACCTCGCGCCGGGCCTCCTGCTGCTTTGGGGCTGGTGCCGAGCTTCCGCGAAGAATTTGATTCAGCCGCGCTTGACGAACACCGCTGGATCTTCGCCTATTACGACCCGACGCGCGATCAGCCCGGCATCGCCAAGCGGACGCTGTGGGGCAATCGTGAGTTGCAGGTCTATGCCGACCGGTCCTTCCTCTCGCTCGGCATCGATCCCTTCACGATGCGGAACGGGGTCCTGACGATCACTGCGAACCCACTGAGCCCTGCGCAGCTCGCCACGGTGCAGGAGGCGATCGGACGCGAGCCGCCCAAAATCCGGGACAGCGCAATCCGCAATGTCCGATATAGCTCAGGGATGATCTCCACGCGCGGCCGCTTCGCGCAGACCTACGGGTATTTCGAAATCCGCACCCGCTGGTCCTCTGGCAAGGGGGTCTGGCCGGCGTTCTGGCTTCTTCCGTCGAACGGCAAGTGGCCGCCGGAGATCGATGTGCTCGAGGCCCATGGCGACAAGCCAGCCACGACCTTCCACAGCGTTCATTCCACCGTTGCGGCTTCGGTGACAAAAAAGGGTGCCCGTGCGAACGATACCGGGTTCCACGTCTACGGCGCGCTCTGGACACCTGCCACGATCGACTATTTTGTCGACGGCGCGAAGGTAGCCACGATCCCGACTCCCGCAGACATGAACCAGCCGATGCACCTAATTGCCAACCTTGCCATAGGAGGCAGATGGCCCGGAAACCCCGACGCCAGCACGCGCTTCCCCGCCAGCATAGAGATCGACTATATCCGCGTGTGGCGTTTCGCGACTCCGCCCTGA
- a CDS encoding glycosyltransferase, with amino-acid sequence MDRPFISFAMANHNGERFIRDAIGSALAQRGVDVELLVVDDCSSDRSPLILEAAARADPRVRAFRLDQNRGPAGARNVALAAARGDWFAVLDSDDLLHPDRSLRLIAEAVNAGADMIADDLLVFDHEQADAVHMHLRRDRRQGSQWIELPDYLAETRMYGRQPNLGFLKPMFRLDFLRRAKLVYNEDLRIAEDDDLVLRALVAGGRYRLLPQPMYFYRKHGTSISHRLSPANAGRMLAAAAMHEMLLVDAGAPVLRAWRARMRSLRQAHGFTMLIDALKHRDAAKALRTVVANPRTLLLLRQPIAARVRRLLMYLRPKTARRPTGPDAVLFVSRQRLIGATNGSSAYLLGLAGAVRAAGLVPHLLQPSPLLFGRTPFFRLRSEMAVFETIMVRRGWRVGSWLIAARAGIFGAATLAVAKRALRRAGFKGAWTAERLAPYAIAAPWLAEDVQYVARHGRGRGHVAIADYVFQTEAIPYLLDPGRPAAVVMHDLFSARAGQFSPEAVDSVAALAEDEEIALLSRADVVIAIQAEEAAFVSLRVPASQAILAPMAVPAVPDPQPGDAETLLFVGSNTAPNVHGLTWFLEKVWPRIAEAAPGTRLFVAGTVGSAVTAPHGVELLGLVDDLAALYSRAGIVISPLRQGSGLKIKLVEAIAHGKACVVTSVTLQGVETILSDAVLHMDEPEQFADAILVLQRDDIQRGALATRALTAARTHFGPEAAFAEFRLWLASAQETCSGRSRETPHADIVDLYAGGEARAGVGVSGPSASYGKVGN; translated from the coding sequence GTGGATCGGCCCTTCATCAGCTTTGCGATGGCCAATCATAATGGCGAGCGCTTCATTCGCGATGCGATCGGCTCCGCCCTCGCGCAACGAGGCGTCGATGTTGAGCTTCTCGTTGTCGACGATTGTTCCTCCGATCGAAGCCCGCTGATTCTGGAGGCCGCCGCTCGCGCCGATCCGCGAGTGCGCGCGTTCCGGCTCGACCAGAATCGTGGGCCCGCCGGCGCTCGCAACGTTGCCTTGGCGGCAGCCCGCGGCGACTGGTTCGCGGTCCTCGACAGCGACGACCTCTTGCATCCGGACCGCTCGCTCCGCCTGATAGCGGAGGCGGTGAATGCCGGCGCGGACATGATTGCCGACGACCTCCTGGTTTTCGATCACGAGCAAGCTGACGCGGTGCACATGCACCTGCGCCGGGACCGCCGACAGGGCAGCCAGTGGATCGAGTTGCCTGACTATCTCGCCGAAACGCGGATGTATGGCCGTCAGCCTAATCTCGGCTTTCTCAAGCCGATGTTCCGACTTGATTTCCTGCGCCGTGCCAAGCTTGTCTACAATGAAGACCTCCGCATCGCCGAAGATGATGATCTGGTGCTGCGCGCGCTCGTAGCCGGCGGGCGTTATCGACTGCTGCCGCAGCCAATGTATTTTTATCGCAAGCACGGCACGTCGATTTCGCACCGTCTCTCGCCTGCGAACGCCGGTCGAATGCTTGCAGCCGCTGCGATGCACGAGATGCTGCTTGTGGACGCGGGCGCGCCGGTGCTGCGAGCCTGGCGTGCGCGTATGCGCTCGCTTCGGCAAGCCCATGGCTTCACCATGCTGATCGACGCCCTCAAGCACAGAGATGCGGCAAAGGCACTCCGCACGGTAGTCGCAAATCCCCGAACCCTTTTGCTGCTGCGCCAGCCGATCGCCGCGAGGGTGCGACGTCTGCTGATGTACCTGCGGCCGAAGACTGCACGGCGGCCGACCGGGCCGGACGCAGTGCTGTTTGTCAGCCGCCAGCGCTTGATCGGTGCGACCAATGGCAGCTCGGCCTATCTTCTGGGGCTTGCCGGCGCGGTGCGCGCCGCCGGCCTCGTACCGCACCTTTTGCAGCCGTCGCCGCTGCTGTTCGGCCGCACGCCCTTCTTCCGCCTACGTTCCGAGATGGCAGTGTTCGAAACGATCATGGTCAGGCGGGGTTGGCGCGTCGGAAGCTGGCTCATCGCGGCTCGAGCGGGCATATTCGGCGCAGCGACACTCGCTGTCGCCAAGCGCGCTTTGCGGCGCGCCGGTTTCAAGGGGGCGTGGACTGCCGAGCGGCTCGCACCCTATGCGATCGCTGCGCCTTGGCTGGCGGAGGACGTGCAATATGTCGCGCGACATGGACGGGGGCGCGGCCATGTCGCGATCGCGGATTACGTCTTCCAGACCGAGGCGATCCCTTATCTCCTTGATCCCGGTCGACCGGCCGCGGTCGTTATGCACGACCTGTTCAGCGCGCGCGCAGGTCAGTTCAGCCCCGAGGCGGTCGACAGTGTTGCAGCCCTTGCCGAGGATGAGGAAATCGCCCTGCTGTCGAGAGCCGATGTCGTGATCGCGATACAGGCTGAGGAGGCGGCGTTCGTCTCGCTTAGGGTTCCAGCCAGCCAAGCGATCCTCGCACCCATGGCCGTGCCCGCCGTGCCCGATCCGCAACCTGGCGACGCCGAGACGCTCCTGTTCGTCGGAAGCAATACCGCACCCAATGTGCATGGCCTCACCTGGTTTCTGGAGAAGGTCTGGCCGCGTATTGCCGAGGCGGCGCCTGGAACCCGACTGTTTGTGGCGGGCACCGTCGGAAGCGCCGTCACTGCTCCTCATGGGGTTGAGCTGCTGGGGCTGGTTGACGATCTTGCCGCGCTCTACTCCCGCGCAGGCATCGTGATCTCGCCGTTGCGGCAGGGCTCGGGCCTCAAGATCAAGCTTGTCGAGGCGATTGCGCATGGCAAGGCCTGTGTCGTGACCAGCGTGACGCTTCAGGGTGTGGAAACGATCCTTTCGGACGCCGTCTTGCACATGGACGAGCCGGAGCAATTCGCCGACGCCATTCTCGTCCTGCAGCGCGACGATATCCAAAGGGGGGCATTGGCCACGCGCGCGCTGACGGCAGCCCGCACACATTTTGGCCCCGAAGCGGCATTTGCAGAATTCCGCCTGTGGTTGGCCAGCGCTCAGGAGACATGCTCAGGGCGGAGTCGCGAAACGCCACACGCGGATATAGTCGATCTCTATGCTGGCGGGGAAGCGCGTGCTGGCGTCGGGGTTTCCGGGCCATCTGCCTCCTATGGCAAGGTTGGCAATTAG